GGGATCTTCAATTCACTTGCTACTTTGGCATCCAAAAAATTGTGAGTACTACCACTATCTACAAGAATCAGTAGCTCCCTATTTTGATGCCTTCCAATGACCCTTATAGTTTCAGCTCCTTGAATTCCCTCAATAGCATGGACAGACAGAGAGTAACTCTAGTCCTTGCAATTGAAAAACTTCTCCTTCTTTTTCAGACATTTGCAAGGACATTAATGTTTTTTGCTTGCATTGATGGCCATGGAAATATTTTTCTCCACATTTAAAGCAAGGTTTGGACTGTCTGATGGAGTTAGAAGCATTGGAGCTGGAAAAATTGGGTTTAATAGCTAGTTGGTTGACAGAAGATTGACTAGTGGTAGGTAAAGTTTTCTGTGCAGACTGATTTTGATTGGTGAAATTAGGCTGTTTCAGATGGAAATTTTGGTCTGCATTAGGTGGTTTAGGGGCATAAGGATATTGTTGAGAATTTTGAATAGTTCTATGAGTATTAGGTAATGAAGATAGAGAGTTATTAGGTCTATAATTGCTTTGGTAAGGTCTGGAATAGGCATTAGGTTTTCTGGTATTATTCAAAAGTTGCTCTTGCAATCTTGCAGTTTCAATAGCTTGCGAAAGAGTTGTTGGTTTGAACATTTTGACCATAAGTCGAATATCATCCCTCAATCCACTTACAAAGCTGGACAGAAAATAGGTTTCTCCTAAATGAGGCATTTCCCTTTCCAATCTAATTCTAATGTCTTCAAATTTGTCCTGATACTCCTCAAGAGTACTTTCTTGTCTCATTCTCATAAATTCTTCAATTATATCCCCCAATCCTTCATCTCCAAATCTACCACACAACTCCTTTTCAAAATCTTCCCAAGAATGTCCTCCATCCCCCATAATCCAGTTATGGTACCACGAATTAGCCCTATCCACCAAAAATAAACTTCCTATTTCCACCTTTTGATCCTTAGGAATATCATACACTTCAAAGTATTTAATACATTTCCTAAGCTAAACCCTAGGTTCTTTACCATCAAAAGTAATCAACTTAACTTTGGGCAAAAATCTAGACATACCTTCAACTTCAGTTGTAGATCCAGCACTATTAGCCCCTCTCTGACTTGTAGTAATGTTCTCCCTTGGCACAAGAAGTATTCCCCTTCCTCCAAGAGTAGCCATAGAAGTACCAGCCTCCTCATTGCCTCCATGCTGGTTTCCTTTGGCCTTCTCAGCCAAATTTGCACCAAACAAGGATCGAAACTCCTCCAGGATAATTTTCCTGGTATCAATTGCAGATTGCTTGATTTCCTCCCTCAATTCTATTGCAGATTGCTTGATTTCCCTACGCAATTCCTCCTTATTCTTCTTAAAATCCTCTTGTAAAACCCTAACTTGTTCCTCTAACTTTGAAACCCTAGATTCTTGAGTAACTGTTCCAGATCTAGTCATCTTGCAACACTCCAAATCTGAAATTGGCTGATTCCCTCACgctacaagctctgataccaaattgttaaAGATTAGATCTGAATTAATCTCAGAAATAGAGATTAAAGCAGAATTATAGAAGATTGGGTGAGAAGAGAATAGAGATTGGATGAGAAGAGaatagaaaaatattgaagaagagagaaaaatattgaagattATTGATTCTTGAATGAATGAATACAGGAAAAGACTTCCCTTTTATACAAGAGAAGTGTAACTGCTTGTACAACAGAGTAGTGTAACTGCCTCTAACAAACAACAGAAAAGTCAATTACTAAAATATCTTTTCCCTCCAAAAATCTCAGCTACCCAACTCTCACTACTTATTActattcttcttcctcttcctatAATATCTAACAGGTAGCATGGTCTCCAAAGGTTTTTTGAGTAGCTACAGCTGAGAAATTTCAAGGCATATGTAAAACTATCCTACTCTACATCACAAGAATGCAATAACAGCAATTGTaatagcagcagcagcagtagaaaAAGACAATAAACAGAACTATGTAAAATAGCATACCATGGCTGTTGAGGTATTGTCCTGAGCAGCCCATGTTGATCCAACATAGAATAGCCAACAGCAGAATCTAGTTACCCGACTGATCTTTTACCATCAGTGAGCCACCGACTCTCTTTTATCATAggtgatgcctccatataaagttgCAAGTGAAAATCAGGAGGAAGCTGAGTATGAGTGATGTAGGACCAGGAGAAGAAGAGTATcaagagaaacaaattctcaagaaaataaaatgaaattagagAAACACATTCTCAAATAGGGGGAGAAATGAATTCTCAAATAAACTCTATTTATTCTCAATAATAAtcacaatcaaaactgaaaaaataGCCAAATTTTATAGGTATTTATAGACTAACAATCCTACTACTATTAGACTTAAATAACCCTAATCAAATACTAATTAGGAACCCTAGATAAAAACAAACTagaaacataataataataatcctaataataataaaattcctaaacaaTAAAACTCTATATTTCCTAATTCTACAACAAATAAAATTCCTAATTCTACTTCTCTTCCAATACTGCATTAAGTATGCTAATTTTGTGTTTTGATTTCTTCCTTGTAATTTTTTGGGGGACATTATTCTTCAagttgtaatttttattttttcctcctgtgtcatttttttttctttttaaaaaaaaaataaaaaggaatgcACGAAAACACATTGCACAAGCTGACACAAATACAATATGTATTATGATGAGAAGAACCTCAAAATCAATGTATTATGACTGCATAATCACGTGAAGTAGAAAGTAAAGGAAGTAAATGTGCTGGACATTAAAAGCAGTTTCCTAATTCTAATAACCAACAACAAAtccattataaaaatttaaatttaaatttaaaagttcaATCTGCAAATATATTGGAGAGAAATTTACCATTGGTCACTGTTTTCCACCATTCAtctatttgtttttctttttgaagcTGCTCATTATTTAAATACTCACTTGTTTATGTTTTCAATGACCAAATATTTTCACAAATGCTCATAAAATCAAGCAAGATGCCTTGAGGATTATTAGGATCTGAACTTCGATCTTCTCTATGAAATGATATAATCTTTCTGGTGGTCTCTACCCATCAGCAAAATTGCAATGTCCAAGTTTGCAAGTGACAAAGTTAAATCCCAAACACGAATCCCTTTATATATTGTAAAAAAAAATGTCCAACAAATGCCAACAATGATTGAGTAAAGCAGATATAAATGCCTTGGACAAGTAAGGAATGATTGAATGATGACAAATAAGTAGTGAAagtgcaaaagaagatgcaataatATATGACTACTGTAGAAAGGCATCAGAAATTTGCACTAAAAAACAACCTTTCTTAATTTACTTCTGCAGTTCTCCAGGAAAAGGAGAACATATGAGAGTCGGCTTAAAATATATTTGAAAATATCAGTAACTAAAACAGCTTCATCAAAGAAATCCTAAAGATAGTGGAAATTCCAAAATGACTGTTGAAAAATGGAGATGAGCAGGTTTATCAACTTGCACATATTATGCTACCCTGACAAACACATCCACTACACTTCTCACTAGTTACTCCTGCTCAGCATAACATAGCATTCtaaattccatttatcaaaaccATATCTTCAATTATGAAATATTATAAAGTCCAAAAGAATAAAAGCCTAAGGTCCGGCAACATCACAAATATGCAATGTAATTCATTGATTGATAGTATCAGAAATTCAATGGAGAAAACATTATGAAAAGAGAGTCAAGAAACACATTATATATAGAGGACAGAGTACAAGTAAAAGGAagatatttttgcctgaatttgTTAACTTCAATAATTCAACAATTCTATCAATGGTTGCCACATAAATCATGCTAGAAGTGAAAACAGCACCAAGAGTAGGTGCATGAGCATCATTCCTATAGCAAGGAGTCATGAGGAACACAAGCTTCTACTGATCAGGTGGTGGAGTAGTGCGAAGAGCATGTCTTATACAACGGAAAGCTCTTTCCCATTCCAAACTTCCTCTCTGAATAGAATTTGGAAGGTCctacaaaattataaaaaaaaaaaaaaaagaaaaaacaccATACATGACAAGCAAGAACATAAAATAGCTTCAGAAGCAGAATCCTAAGACATCAGAAAATGATAGTAATGAAATAAAATGAGTGCAGGATTTTATGCACAGTGGAAACTTGTTGGTGCAGATTTCTTCCGTGAGTGAAAGAAATAGACAAACACATATCAAACCCCAATATTCATGTGCAACAAGTTACCAAATCAATAATTCATCTTCGCTTAAAACACTTGCTGGAATTAACTACTACAAGTCAAATTGAAGAGCATAACATAGAAAAGCGTCAAGAATTATTGTTTTACCAGATTGAAGCATCACTTTTCCAGATTGTATACAAGTACTTAAAAATAATTATCACCTCTCCACGCAACGGTTCTCCAAGTACACTTGGATATGTGATCGGCGAATAGCGCAAGTTTGCTACTGCTTCAACTGAAATGTTAGGAGTTATTTGAGACAGAATCCGATGAATACCAAATGTGGGACAATGCAGGTGTTGTTCTAGCATTTGCATTTGTATATGCATGGCCATCATATCTTGCCTCCTATGGCTCTCCAAGATAAGTGTAAATAAAGCTTCATCATCTGGTATGGTCTCAATAAAAGGCAGCCCACTGCACAACAATTCATAGAAGGGCACTCTGCACTTATTCTCATCGACCAACAACCAAAAAACATCCAGACAACTGTGTAGCTGTTCAGTTAGAGCTTTGTCAGGTATAAATGATTTCACACAATCACATTCTTCAACTCCATGTTGTCTTTGATTACAATTAACCTGCCAGTACAACATATGGCGGAAAATCTCAGAATGAGTCACTGGCTTTAAATTAAACTCAAGACAAGACCAGTTAAAATAATCTAGCAACAATAGCTGGCATAGGCTGCTTGTGGCATTATCTCTTATAGATAAGTTAACCCTTGTAAATTGTTGCCCATTACCAGAGATATCATATCAAATGATTTAACAGGAGACATAGTTGCGCCAGATGATGGTTCAGTTGCCGATTGAGCGAGATAACCACTACCATGAATTGAAGATAAGGGGGATGTAGggtttgaagattgaaaattggATGAATTGGGGATTGAACTGGAAGGAGGAATCCTAGTCTGGTAAGTTCATAGATGACATTGGTTGACCAGCCTGACCAGCTGACATTTCGGAAGAGGAtacagaaaaaagaaaggatgGCAAGAAAGTATCGCAGTTAATATATCCTATGCTGCAGAAGCTCCATAAAGCAAAGAGAAGAAATTCTACCTTTGGGGCATGACTACCATTAGATCAAAGAATAGAAGGCGCCAAAGTCAGTTGATGGGAGCTTTAGTTTGTTAGAGCTGTTGTCCACGTGTATAGTTTGTTATCAAAGTAGTTATAGGTAGCTTAGTTtgttagctctctctctctctttatatatatatatatatatatatatatacatatatatatatatatatatgtaccgtGAGCTGAACAATGTAATTAGAGTTTTCCAATCAATGAATTCTGTGATACTGAACAACTAGAGATATAAGCACAGATTTTGTGACAGATTGCAGCCGATCTTGGTCCTGAGGTATATGCCATATTATCAATATACAAGCCTCATGGTTAACAAACATTGCATAATTAAACAGAATTAAATACTTAGCAAAAAGTTGGATTCAAACTTCTTTTAGAGCCCACCAGAAACTAACTCTAGTGCTCAAAATCTAAAAGGAATTGCTCATGTCGAGAGCTCTCTGTTAAAAGTGACTAATCGCTTTTGTGTCTTGTCCCTGAGGATTGGTACATTCAGGATAAATTTAACAACCATCAAACAAAAGCAACCAATAAAAGAATCATCTAcacattaaaagaaaattaatatgCAAAAAAGCCCTTTTTAAGCCCCTTGACAATTACTTTTAGAGTCAAATAAGTTCTTGTCAATTTAAATGATCCTTTTAAGTCCTTGACAATTACTCTTAGAGTCAAATAAGCCATTGTCAATTTAGATTATCCTTTTAAGTCTTTACAACTACTCTTAGAGTCAAATAAGTCATTGTCAATTTAATTAATCCATTTAAACCCCTATGAATAAAAAATTCACTTTTACAAGCCTACACTCAAGGTTGTGTATTCTCTGTTGAACATGAGTCTAATATGTCCAGTGCCACTGGGTCATTTAGCGCTTAAAGCTCCTCTTCTACATCCAGTAAAGGACATGCAAAAAAGCATTGAATTCAGCATTAGGCATGCTGGATAACAATAAGAGTgcacaattttcaataatttatcttCTATAAATGGAATTAAGTcgcaaagagagagagaaaagtaaAGAGCTTAGCTCTTAGATTAtgtaacaaaaattaaaattaactaaatGTCTATCCATCATGCGTAAGTCACGTGATAGAAATTAGGCCTCTTTGATCCAAATTTTCATAGTTTTGACTTAAGAATAATTGTAATTGTTAGGAGCTTAAATGGATCAACTAAATTGACAAGGGTTTATTTGACTAAAATGGTAATTATTAGGGGCTTAAATGGATTCATTGTTTGACTTTAAAAGTAATTGCCAAGTCTTAAATAGATCAATTAAATTGACAAGTGTTTATTTAACTCTGTATAATGTCAAGGGCTTAAAAACTCTTTTTCCCaaaaatttataacaattcaCCAATAGTATGATTAAAAACAGCAACTTTTCAATATGTCAAGAATTTCATCAACAAAACCTATAGCTTCTATGTTGCCTCACTGTTACTAACTTTATTTTATACTTCCCGTAAGCAATGATATAAAGTTATAAACTCACGGTTGTTCACAGTTCCAATGATCAGCTTTTTGACGGCTGCATCTCTgcgaaaaaattgaaattcaattcaattgaacTAAACACGCATAAATGAAATGGACACATATATAAGCAGAAGAGGGAGAAACAAGTGAGAGGGAAATTTACTCCTAAATAGAAATTAAAGAGATCGATAATGGCAGCTCGTGCTGGGTGGAACTGGTAGTCGCGGGAAGCGGCTTTGGTTGCTGCTATTGATCTCTGCCTTTGATCCATGCTTTGGTTTTTTTCACTCTATCTGATTTGAGATTTCGAGAACAAATGGAGGATCCGACCTCTGGCCGGCTGGCCGCAATAGTACGCAGGAGCGAGCAAGAGTGAACGAAGAGCAATGAACAAGAATGCCGCAGTTGGAAGTCAAGACTCCAGGCTCGGGCCTCAGGGACGTGAATTCCCTGGGCCGGCGAGCTTAAATGGAATTTGGGTCGGGCCTCTTACCAAAAACGGTCACAAACATAATTCCATTTGGACAATTCCGTATGATCCAAACGGCGAGAAAAAACACATCAGCATTATCCCTCGTGGGGGCTACCCTATTCCACACCAATAcaataaataaaaagagaaatttttttttttatctccttATTATGCCGTAATGAacacataaaattttatattttaaaaaataaacagAAACGTAATTatgattattaatatttttatttttttataatctttatatcttattaataattaaattaatgaaaagaaacaaaagtacatgaagaaatcaaattttaaaacattatatttattttttaaagtttaaaaatttagcattaattataatataatgtaagaataaaaaaaaatatcttaaataaaaatataagcatGTCTGGAAACAAGAATATGACCGTTGACAGGATCCGGCTCTTTTCCCATGTCATCACTGATGCTTTCCTCGTAGACCGTGACCAGACAACTCCTCCCTTCTATCTGCATTAAAAAAAAGCCTGAGACACTTCTAAGGAGAATTCATCTGTGGTAGTACTCACTGTTTACCATGCACCTAGGTTAATCTTAGCCGTCCGATCTCTGAATCATTCAAAAGTTCAGGCGCTGACTTTGTGTCTATAgcagaaataaaaaaaatgaaaggcccatacctcttcttcatcagtcttGGCAAATCAAAAATCCAAGCTTTTTTAGTTAGAGTATTCCACTAGTTCAAATGCACTTGTTTCTGAATAGACCTCAAAAGGAGCTccttctctctctatctctctctctagaTTCTTTTTCCCCCTTGTTTTTGTTGTTCTTTTCTCGTTTTCTGGTTTAGTCTATAGATTTCCTTTCTTGGTTTTGTGTTTTGAAGATTGAGTACCTGTACCTGTAAGCAAAGATTTTATGGCTGTGCTGCTCTTGCTCTTCTTATTGGTAGTATCTGCGTTTTCTGCTGATGAAGGTAAGCTTCTATATGAAAGTGTGGTGGCTTTCATTTGGTTTTTAACTTTGAATCAGGTGTTTCTCTGTGGGTTTGGTTGGTGTTTGTTTATAACTCCTTGTTATGTGTTTAGCTCATTTGTACTCTTAACTCAATAGTCATTGCCATGTGTTTGTTTTACTTTGATAATGAATTATGATTTTTTCCTATTGTGTGTTGAatcattccattactttccatgtTTTCTCGCTTTTCTGTTTGCCTTGTCTTTCATTTTAAGTTGATTCCTCTGTCTACATTGATGTGCTTGGCCAGCTGGGTTTGGGAGGATTCTATATGGAATCTTAGCAGTGTTGTTTTGCTTTTGTTTTTTAATCATCTCTACTCATCAATGGCTTGTATCATCAATAAAATGGgtctcatttttctcttattATTCTGTATCTGCTAAATGCCTTTTTTCTCAATATTTTGTTTGCTATATTATTTGACTCTGGCTTAGCTTTTCATTGGCTAACTTGGATGGAAGATAGAATTATTGGTTACAGAATGAAGTTTTGAACAAAACAATCATTAGTTGTTTCAAGTTCTTAATAGAGTGAAGTTTTGAATAAAACaatcataaattattttaatttcttaatgaTAGATTAGGTGCTAATTAATATTTTAGCTAAAAGAAGCAGCAGTATGGTTTCGAGTCACAATCTTGTTTTATTTTATTGCAAATCTTTCAGTAGAATACTGAAAATTagagatggagagagagaggGGGAAGGTAGGTTGGAAATTTCTCTTTCCCTTTGGTAGTTTACTTTGTTGCCACTTAAGTAGAAGCCTGTGCACAAAAATCTTTCTCTTTGTTGAATATTTCTGATCTCTTTCTCTGCCCTCTTTAGTGGGAATCTCAAATGTATTGCGTCCCAGCTCATCTGGCAGTCCCTTACCAGCTTCAACTGCATTTCCATACAATATGTTTGTAGGACCAGAGTACTGGTAGCATGAGGATTTGAAAACATATTTTGTTAAATGAAGTGGAATCCTAGAAATCTGCTTTGAAGGGTATTATTGGCATCTTGCTACTTTGGATTGTAACATGTATTTTCTATTCCACTACGTTATAAAAATATAGTGCAACCTCTACTTCTCTCAGCTGCAGAGGATTTTTTAAATACGTACATCCTGGTTACAGATCTGACTGTCAGGGTATTCTAGAGCACAAACCtactttaaataaattatactgtggttaattcCTTCTATTTTCTCCTTTAATATCTAGGTACTTATGGCAGGAAATTGATGTTGATGGTCATTGACTAAGTGCTTAAGCGTTCAACTATGACCAAACTTAGGAGGGCAAACAACATAAAGTGTCTTGTGCCACCAAAATGACAGCAACAGTCTGAAAGTAACTTTAACTATAGGTTGTATGCAATACGGGGGACTAACTTATAAAAATACTTGGCTCATAGGTTTTGATAATTGAAGTCAGAGATATGTATTTAAGCTCTAGAACATGGATTTAATCACGGTTGTGGAAATAGACATATCACTacccttttttttaaaaaaaaaaagaatacaaAGTTTATGAAATGAAtagatatttaaatatataattaaaactaaaataaataaataataataggcATAAATGCatcaaataataatattaaatttatcatttttagatATTATTggcattaattaatttaaaactaaaataacTAGGGTACCGGTAATGGCACCCCTAAAACCTATGAATAACGGCCATTAAGTTATATAATGgctgttatttaaaatatagcatgGAATGATAGTATCTTCCTCCACAATGCAAAACCTTGTTTTGAAATGGTGGTAGAAAAACAAAGAATATATGTATCTACACTAGACTAGCTCATCTATTTTCCCCCTTTTTTATCTTTTTCAGTCCAGGGTCttccttttttattatttttttcctgGAGTGGTACCTAATTATGCTTACTGTTATTGCGATGGTGTCTCATTGTGGTTTATAAATTGTGTGAACGTTTATCAGTCATTGGGGATGTACCTCACTGCTGTAAAAGGAGTTCAACTAAGGTTTAACATTTTTGGGAGCAGTTGTGTGTGAATTAAAGATATGAAAATGGTTCCTCCATGCTTGCCTATTTTTTTCCCGTACGTCAAATGCTTTCTTCTCCTGCATGCTTTGGTTATTCTCCTGTCAAAGTTTGTTTGTCTGATTTAAACCAGTTTTTCAAGCATTTGCGATCAAGTCATTGACGCTCCTGATTTACCATGAAGATGAAATATATTTTATCAAACGAGGACAATACGCTTGTCAAAATCCTTACACTTGATTCACTTGTTCCAGATGCTTTCATTGGTGTGAATGTTGGTACTGCCCTCTCAGACATGCCAAGTCCAACTCAAGTGGTGGCGCTTCTTAAGGCTCAGAATATCCGACATGTCAGGCTCTATGATGCTGATCGAGCCATGTTGCTTGCACTTGCCAACACCGGCATCCGTGTAACAGTTTCTGTTCCTAATGATCAGCTTCTTGGTATTGGTCAATCAAATGCTACTGCAGCCAACTGGGTTGCTCGCAATGTAATAGTCCATGTTCCTGCCACCAACATCACAGCCATAGCAGTTGGATCTGAAGTCCTAACTACCCTACCAAATGCTGCCCCAGTCATAGTTTCCGCCCTAAAGTTCATCCACTCTGCCCTTGTTGCATCTAATCTTGATAGCCAAATTAAAGTCTCTACTCCACACTCTTCTTCCATCATCCTAGATTCCTTCCCCCCTTCCCAAGCTTTCTTTAATCGTACATGGGACCCATTCATGGTTCCCTTGCTGAAATTTTTGCAGTCAACTGGGTCGTACTTTATGCTAAACGTATATCCATATTATGATTACATGCAATCAAATGGTGTAATCCCTTTAGACTACGCACTTTTCCGCCCCCTCCCTCCTAACAAGGAAGCTGTGGATGCTAATACACTTCTTCATTACACTAATGTCTTTGATGCCGTCGTTGATGCAGCATATTTTGCAATGTCCAATCTGAACTTCACCAATGTTCCCATTGTTGTGACTGAGTCTGGTTGGCCCTCCAAAGGTGACTCCAGTGAGCCAGATGCAACAATCGATAATGCAAATACTTACAACAGTAACCTAATTAGGCATGTTCTTAATAACACCGGCACTCCCAAACATCCGGGGATTGCAGTTAGTACTTATATTTATGAGCTTTATAATGAAGATTTGAGTCCTGGACCAGTTTCTGAGAAGAACTGGGGGCTTTTTGATGCCAATGGGGTGCCGGTTTATATCTTGCACTTGACAGGTGCAGGTACTGTGTTGGCAAATGACACTACAAACCAGACCTTTTGTGTTTCGAAGGAAGGTGCTGACCCAAAGATGCTACAGGCAGCACTGGATTGGGCTTGTGGACCAGGAAAAGTTGATTGCTCACCTTTATTGCAAGGTCAACCATGTTATGAGCCAAACAATGTGGTTGCACATTCAACATATGCCTTTAATGCCTATTTCCAGGAGATGGGCAAGTCTCCAGGGACCTGTGATTTTAAAGGGGTGGCTACAATAACTACCACTGACCCAAGTAAGAGTTTATATTTCCTTCAAGAGAGAAGTATATGCAACTATAGAACAGAAGAGACTTGGTAATTGATGTATGAACATTAAAACCTTTACACATCTAACTGAAAGGCAGTGGAGAAAATCTAACCATGAATGGCCTGTCACTATGGGGGGCAAACTCCTTGTTGAAATGATCTATAGAGTTGGTGGCTTTTTTCTGCCAAGTAAAAACATTTAGTTCCTTCTGCCAAACAAGTTTTTGGAGAACCTGACTGCTAGATGGATTTTTTTGTAAGACATTTGCAGCAGAGGAAGTTTTCAGTCTGCATTTGCTTATTGTTTGCTGGCTTTACTTGCTTCCTATAGAATCACTAATACTGTTTTACTGATGCAGGTTATGGTTCTTGTAAATTTCCTGGAAGGTATTAATCCAAGCTTTTAAATCTAACCTTTCTGATCAAGAATGTCTTACATCTCTTCTCATCCACCATCTCAATATCtcattattgttttatttctgaaTTTCAAACTCTGCTTCAATGTCATGATTTCCTGGCATATTTTGCTGAAGCTTCTTCTCTCTGCTTCTATTTTGAGTGTAGTGCTGGAAGAAATGGCACCTTGACGAATACCACATCGCTTGCCCCATCTTCCAATTCAACAAGTTCTGACAGCCCTCCGCTACATCTCCATAATATCGGTTCTTTCACAACCTCTGTGATTATAGGTGCTTTGCTAATGAGTACAGTTTTCTTGTAAAACTGTGCATCTGTATTTCCTGCAAATCTTGGATGCTAATCATTTGGAAAATTTGGTTTCAAATCTCTTGGACAACTTGCAGCAATCCCAATTTTGGTCCTCCTGGATAGGAGTAAAGGGGTGGCAAGATGAAGTAGTTCTATGTTCTATTCTAACATGAGCCTGGCCATTTGTTTTTGTACAAACCAGCCAAAAGGATTGCTTGGGAGTATTTTTGTATCCTTTGTTGTTAGGGTGATTTGGTTGTATTCTTTAAACGGAACTTGCGATGTTCATTTTTATTTAATGGTATGATTATTTTTGTTAAGTTGcacaaattttgataaattgctTCTTCCAGCTACTGCCGGAGCCTTTCTGTCCAGAGTCTTTCGAATTTGTAATCACATTTTGTGTTTTACCTTGTTGAACACTGCATAttcttgatgatttttttttttaacctcaGCGTGTAGATCTCATTCGAAAGTTTTAAACTACTGTGTAACATCTGAAACAGGAATTAACCTTATTGGGTTGtgtgaaaataataaaaaaaaaaaaaagaaaaaaaaaaagaaagaatttaCTACACCTAGTGCATGCAATACATTATTCAATGGCATCGTCACTCCCATTTGAATTTCTGATGGTCATCACATGACGTGCTTCACAAATGAACCCAGCACAACTGGAGAACTGAACTGCTGATTGGTAATGTCGGTTACAATATGGCTTGTTGCAATAATTACATTTGGAAGAAGAAGCCAACAATCTGAAAACACTGTCTGCACATGCAGCTTCTATTTCTTCCGCATCCACTCTCATCACACCTTGGAAAGCCTTCCATTTTCCATGCTTGCAAAGCAAATGAATGCAGGAAGACCCTGTATTTTCTTGGTCCAGGTTTATGCAATCACAATAACAACTTCTAGAGCATAAAAATCCTTTACATTTTAACAATAGCTGAAAGCTATTAATATTCACGACCAGAATTAGGAATCAACTGGTTAAAGATGAAAAATGAGAGTTCTATGGCTGaaaagatgaaaaattttgaatattaCACTGTAATTTGAAAtaccaaaaaaaaataaaactatgaTATCAATGAAAACATACATAAGCCAATGAGTGTGGCACTCAATTTTGCAAACCATCAATGGTCTAAAGGCTCAACAGCTGTCTTAAAGAGTAAGATGTAGACCTTGTCAATTGAAAAATACAAG
The Hevea brasiliensis isolate MT/VB/25A 57/8 chromosome 15, ASM3005281v1, whole genome shotgun sequence genome window above contains:
- the LOC110669732 gene encoding mediator of RNA polymerase II transcription subunit 23 isoform X2 → MDQRQRSIAATKAASRDYQFHPARAAIIDLFNFYLGVNCNQRQHGVEECDCVKSFIPDKALTEQLHSCLDVFWLLVDENKCRVPFYELLCSGLPFIETIPDDEALFTLILESHRRQDMMAMHIQMQMLEQHLHCPTFGIHRILSQITPNISVEAVANLRYSPITYPSVLGEPLRGEDLPNSIQRGSLEWERAFRCIRHALRTTPPPDQ
- the LOC110669732 gene encoding mediator of RNA polymerase II transcription subunit 23 isoform X1; this encodes MDQRQRSIAATKAASRDYQFHPARAAIIDLFNFYLGVNCNQRQHGVEECDCVKSFIPDKALTEQLHSCLDVFWLLVDENKCRVPFYELLCSGLPFIETIPDDEALFTLILESHRRQDMMAMHIQMQMLEQHLHCPTFGIHRILSQITPNISVEAVANLRYSPITYPSVLGEPLRGEVIIIFKYLYTIWKSDASIWTFQILFREEVWNGKELSVV
- the LOC110669747 gene encoding glucan endo-1,3-beta-glucosidase 3, which encodes MAVLLLLFLLVVSAFSADEDAFIGVNVGTALSDMPSPTQVVALLKAQNIRHVRLYDADRAMLLALANTGIRVTVSVPNDQLLGIGQSNATAANWVARNVIVHVPATNITAIAVGSEVLTTLPNAAPVIVSALKFIHSALVASNLDSQIKVSTPHSSSIILDSFPPSQAFFNRTWDPFMVPLLKFLQSTGSYFMLNVYPYYDYMQSNGVIPLDYALFRPLPPNKEAVDANTLLHYTNVFDAVVDAAYFAMSNLNFTNVPIVVTESGWPSKGDSSEPDATIDNANTYNSNLIRHVLNNTGTPKHPGIAVSTYIYELYNEDLSPGPVSEKNWGLFDANGVPVYILHLTGAGTVLANDTTNQTFCVSKEGADPKMLQAALDWACGPGKVDCSPLLQGQPCYEPNNVVAHSTYAFNAYFQEMGKSPGTCDFKGVATITTTDPSYGSCKFPGSAGRNGTLTNTTSLAPSSNSTSSDSPPLHLHNIGSFTTSVIIGALLMSTVFL